One stretch of Chitinophaga pendula DNA includes these proteins:
- a CDS encoding ABC transporter permease, translating to MDKIWLIIKREFLTRVRKKSFLILTILIPIFFAGLIIVPILIASKGEENKRIAVIDDSGLFAGHLADKKGLYFKFVHAGIDTFKTNYPEYGYAGVLYIPGINIERPSGIAYYSSGQVSITIEGVLTRGVNDVIRDRRMEKAGIDHDKLEQTRAEVNIDFRAGGEEKKKGNSAIAYIVGYISGFIIYIILMIFGMSVMRGVMEEKVSRIAEVVMSSVKPFQLMMGKIVGIAAVGLLQFMIWGILIVALQLLLPLFISPEVLQAASQANVAQTAAANNSAMVEAIEKVSYLIDSVNWTLIISCFIFYFLGGYLFYSALFAAVGSLVNEDASDVQGLTFPITLPIIIGIMIMITSVQNPDSPLAVWGSIIPFTSPMVMMARLPYGVPGTVTYWQLGLSMLLLVAGFLLTTWLAGKIYRTGILMYGKKITFKEALRWAVKKN from the coding sequence ATGGACAAGATCTGGCTTATTATAAAACGAGAGTTCCTGACCCGCGTCAGAAAAAAAAGCTTTCTCATACTCACAATACTCATCCCTATCTTCTTCGCTGGCTTAATCATCGTTCCCATACTGATCGCCTCCAAAGGCGAAGAAAATAAACGCATCGCCGTCATCGACGACAGTGGCCTGTTCGCCGGCCATCTCGCCGATAAAAAAGGCCTCTACTTCAAATTCGTACATGCCGGTATAGATACCTTCAAAACAAATTATCCCGAATATGGTTACGCCGGCGTACTATATATCCCCGGCATTAACATAGAGCGCCCCAGTGGTATTGCCTACTATAGCAGCGGACAGGTAAGCATCACCATCGAAGGCGTACTCACCCGCGGCGTCAACGATGTCATCCGCGACAGACGTATGGAAAAAGCCGGCATCGATCACGACAAACTCGAACAGACCCGCGCCGAAGTAAATATCGACTTCCGCGCCGGCGGCGAAGAAAAAAAGAAGGGGAACTCCGCCATCGCCTATATCGTAGGATATATATCCGGCTTTATCATCTATATCATCCTCATGATCTTCGGTATGTCCGTAATGAGAGGTGTCATGGAAGAAAAAGTCAGCCGCATCGCAGAGGTCGTAATGTCCAGCGTCAAACCTTTCCAACTCATGATGGGTAAGATCGTCGGTATCGCTGCCGTAGGACTATTGCAATTCATGATATGGGGCATCCTGATTGTTGCATTGCAACTACTACTGCCGTTGTTTATTTCTCCCGAAGTACTACAGGCAGCCAGCCAGGCTAATGTCGCCCAGACCGCCGCTGCCAACAACTCCGCCATGGTAGAAGCCATAGAAAAAGTATCCTACCTCATAGACAGCGTCAACTGGACCCTCATCATTAGCTGCTTTATCTTCTATTTCCTGGGTGGATATCTCTTTTACTCCGCATTGTTCGCCGCCGTAGGCAGCCTCGTAAATGAAGATGCCAGCGACGTACAGGGACTTACATTCCCCATCACATTGCCGATCATCATAGGTATCATGATCATGATCACTTCCGTTCAGAATCCGGATAGCCCCCTGGCCGTATGGGGTAGCATCATCCCGTTCACCTCCCCAATGGTCATGATGGCCAGGCTCCCGTACGGCGTACCGGGTACCGTCACCTACTGGCAACTGGGACTGTCTATGCTGCTGCTGGTAGCCGGATTCCTGCTCACCACCTGGCTGGCTGGTAAGATCTATCGCACCGGTATCCTCATGTATGGTAAAAAGATCACCTTCAAAGAAGCCCTCCGCTGGGCCGTTAAAAAGAACTAA
- a CDS encoding S41 family peptidase: protein MKTHHPQLSSCLLYFYMFDIFIASRHLCRRNVVPLAFVLLSTACKKNETVNPAPPGPDQSRTALTLDSLYFYAKELYLWNNQLPTQQQFNPRQYLGDGTSEMDQVKKTLFVLSQFAINPVTSQPYERHPSQTGVAKYSTVLDYLQSGGTPVAVNTLKGAGESFGLGLVAIGSNDIRIQYAIRGSSADNAGVRRGLRVTKVNSRPVSTTESYYDFVQSAFQNSAVELMIKDEDSGTERLATLYQSNYSADPVHKDSIFRLGQRNIGYFSFHYFSPASNARTALSPIFQRFINAQITDLIIDLRYNGGGYLNTCKYIANVIGPAASDRRVMFSEHYNAVMQRGESPLLAKQYIYDGNNQPVMLGDRLATLADIDFSVASNTTFFDHEYGLHQLRKIYFIVSDKTASAAELLINVLKPYMPVTLIGVSSAGNTPVRTYGKPVGFFDIRIDHYKVYMSMFQDKNANNEGDYFDGMPTDISRPDDARYNFGDTRDPALRAAIDAIAPGALPRIASQERLSSTDNNFHVKEIPVSAPMFNGLIKDNWRFLK, encoded by the coding sequence ATGAAAACCCATCATCCACAGCTAAGTTCTTGCCTCCTGTACTTTTATATGTTTGATATCTTTATTGCGAGCAGGCACCTATGTCGACGCAATGTGGTACCGTTAGCCTTCGTGTTACTGAGCACTGCATGCAAAAAAAACGAAACTGTCAACCCTGCACCACCCGGACCCGATCAGTCACGCACCGCATTAACGCTTGACTCATTGTATTTTTACGCGAAGGAGCTGTATCTATGGAACAATCAGTTGCCTACCCAGCAACAATTTAATCCACGGCAGTACTTAGGCGACGGCACTTCAGAGATGGACCAGGTAAAGAAAACCTTGTTTGTACTCAGTCAATTTGCTATTAATCCGGTTACCAGTCAACCGTATGAGCGGCATCCGTCGCAAACCGGTGTAGCGAAGTATTCCACGGTATTAGATTATCTGCAGTCCGGTGGTACGCCTGTGGCTGTGAATACATTAAAAGGCGCCGGAGAATCTTTTGGGTTGGGGCTTGTAGCCATTGGCAGCAATGATATACGTATACAGTATGCGATACGCGGATCGTCGGCGGATAATGCCGGTGTCAGGCGAGGCTTACGTGTTACGAAGGTGAATAGCCGGCCTGTGAGCACTACGGAGAGTTATTATGATTTTGTACAATCTGCCTTTCAGAACAGTGCCGTCGAGTTGATGATAAAGGATGAAGACAGTGGTACGGAGCGTTTGGCTACTTTATATCAAAGTAACTACAGTGCTGATCCGGTACATAAGGATAGCATATTTCGTCTGGGGCAGCGTAACATCGGGTATTTCTCCTTTCACTATTTCAGTCCGGCATCCAATGCCAGGACAGCGCTCTCTCCGATATTCCAGCGTTTTATCAATGCGCAGATCACTGACCTGATCATCGACCTGAGATATAACGGTGGCGGATATCTGAATACCTGTAAGTATATCGCCAATGTGATAGGGCCTGCTGCTTCTGACCGGCGGGTTATGTTCAGCGAGCATTATAATGCGGTGATGCAGCGGGGAGAATCTCCGTTGCTGGCGAAACAGTATATCTATGACGGCAATAATCAGCCGGTGATGCTGGGAGACCGCCTTGCGACGCTGGCTGACATCGATTTCAGTGTAGCCAGCAATACCACTTTTTTTGATCATGAATACGGTTTGCATCAGTTGCGGAAGATATACTTCATTGTAAGTGATAAAACGGCGAGTGCCGCCGAGTTACTGATCAATGTATTAAAGCCCTACATGCCGGTTACCCTGATAGGTGTATCATCCGCAGGTAATACACCGGTGCGTACTTATGGTAAGCCGGTAGGATTCTTTGATATCAGGATAGATCATTACAAGGTATACATGTCGATGTTTCAGGATAAGAATGCGAACAATGAAGGCGATTATTTTGATGGCATGCCAACAGACATATCAAGGCCTGATGATGCGAGATATAATTTCGGAGACACCAGAGATCCTGCATTACGTGCGGCCATTGACGCTATAGCGCCCGGCGCACTGCCTCGTATTGCCAGCCAGGAGCGGTTATCCAGTACTGACAATAATTTTCATGTGAAAGAAATCCCTGTATCTGCTCCTATGTTTAATGGATTAATAAAAGATAATTGGAGATTTTTAAAATAA
- a CDS encoding sugar phosphate nucleotidyltransferase: protein MKAIIPVAGAGTKLRPHTYTQPKALIPLAGRTILSIIIDQLVEAGIKEFVFVVGYLGEKIQHYVEQKYPGLTCHFVHQNSREGTGHAILLTRDIVQEDEILIVLGDTICECNFRELIDSPVSLLGVKKVDDPRNFGVAELNGNGEITRVVEKPQIPKSNLALVGLYKVKESKQLYECLQRNIDQRIKSHDEFQLTDALECMIEHGVRFNSFKVSNWFDCGRKDTLLETNAILLKKYKLANNPVLPYENTIIIPPVSIGEGCNIKNSIIGPNVAIGDNTVVNYSIVKDSIIGSFSNLYEVVLKSSLIGSDANIRGLSQSLNIGDNTEIDLG from the coding sequence ATGAAAGCAATTATACCAGTAGCCGGTGCGGGCACCAAGCTACGACCACATACATATACACAACCGAAAGCGCTCATACCATTAGCCGGCAGAACGATACTAAGTATTATTATTGATCAGTTAGTAGAAGCGGGTATTAAGGAGTTTGTGTTTGTGGTAGGCTACCTGGGAGAGAAGATCCAGCATTATGTGGAGCAAAAGTATCCGGGACTGACCTGTCATTTTGTGCATCAGAACAGTCGGGAAGGTACGGGACATGCGATATTGTTAACGCGTGATATAGTGCAGGAGGATGAGATATTGATCGTATTGGGGGATACTATTTGTGAGTGTAACTTCCGGGAGCTGATCGATTCGCCGGTGTCGTTGTTGGGGGTTAAGAAGGTGGATGATCCCCGTAATTTCGGGGTAGCGGAGCTGAATGGTAACGGGGAGATCACGCGGGTGGTGGAGAAGCCACAGATACCGAAATCTAACCTGGCGCTGGTAGGGTTGTACAAGGTGAAGGAGTCGAAGCAGTTGTATGAATGTCTGCAGCGTAATATAGATCAGCGAATTAAGTCGCATGATGAGTTTCAGCTGACGGATGCGTTGGAGTGTATGATAGAGCACGGGGTGCGGTTCAATTCGTTCAAGGTGAGCAACTGGTTTGATTGCGGTCGTAAGGATACTTTGCTGGAGACGAATGCTATTTTACTGAAGAAGTATAAGTTGGCCAACAATCCGGTGTTGCCCTATGAAAATACGATCATCATCCCGCCGGTAAGTATAGGGGAAGGTTGTAATATTAAGAATTCGATCATAGGACCTAATGTGGCGATCGGCGATAATACGGTGGTGAATTATTCGATTGTGAAGGATTCTATCATTGGTTCGTTCAGTAACTTGTACGAGGTGGTATTGAAGTCGTCGCTGATCGGTAGTGATGCGAATATACGCGGGCTTAGTCAGAGCCTGAATATAGGTGATAATACGGAGATAGACCTGGGATAG
- the dnaA gene encoding chromosomal replication initiator protein DnaA — MNKTCEQVWERCLNIIRDIVEWQPFKTWFEPIKPIKLENNVLTIQVPSQFFYEYLEEHYVGLLGKTIKRELGKEARLEYRIVVENGTPHQHPKTVNMPTQFTKQQKGSEVDFPLTIQNPVKNPFVIPGIKRVQIDSQLNPNYTFDSYIEGDSNRVARRAGKTVSEKPGGTSFNPLVIYGSVGLGKTHLAQAIGNEVKRIHQNKVVLYVSAEKFINQFIDHSKNSIINDFIHFYQLIDVLIVDDIQFFARAEKTQDAFFAIFNHLHQSGKQLILTSDKPPKDLDGVQERLLSRFRWGLSADIQVPDFETRMEILEMKMRNDGLEMPKEVVKYVAYNIQTNVRELEGALISLLAQSSLNRKEIDLELAKRVLKSFVKTSSKEITIESIQKMVCEYFDVPYDKLLQKTRKREIVQARQITMYLAKSFTKNSLKTIGEHFGGRDHTTVIHSCQTVKDLMDTDITFRDSVIELQQKVQLAAM; from the coding sequence ATGAATAAAACTTGCGAACAAGTTTGGGAAAGGTGTCTTAATATAATTAGGGATATTGTGGAATGGCAGCCATTTAAGACCTGGTTTGAACCAATTAAGCCCATAAAACTTGAAAACAATGTTTTAACCATACAAGTTCCCAGTCAATTTTTTTACGAGTACCTGGAGGAGCATTATGTAGGATTATTGGGTAAGACGATCAAGCGTGAATTAGGCAAGGAAGCGCGCTTAGAGTACAGGATAGTAGTGGAGAATGGCACTCCGCATCAACATCCGAAGACAGTGAACATGCCGACACAATTCACCAAGCAGCAAAAGGGCAGTGAAGTAGATTTTCCGCTTACGATACAGAATCCTGTAAAGAATCCGTTTGTTATACCTGGTATAAAGCGTGTACAGATTGATTCGCAGCTGAACCCGAATTACACCTTTGATTCTTACATAGAGGGTGATTCCAACCGAGTAGCGCGAAGAGCTGGTAAAACGGTATCGGAAAAACCCGGAGGTACTTCTTTTAATCCGCTGGTAATATATGGTAGTGTGGGATTGGGTAAAACCCACCTGGCACAGGCTATTGGTAATGAAGTAAAGCGCATACATCAGAACAAGGTGGTGTTGTATGTAAGTGCGGAGAAGTTCATCAATCAGTTTATCGATCACTCGAAGAATAGTATCATTAATGACTTTATACATTTCTATCAGTTGATAGACGTGTTGATTGTAGATGATATACAGTTCTTTGCGCGTGCGGAGAAAACACAGGATGCTTTTTTTGCGATCTTCAACCATTTACATCAATCCGGCAAGCAGCTCATATTAACATCTGATAAACCGCCAAAAGATCTGGACGGTGTACAGGAGCGTTTGCTGAGCAGGTTCCGTTGGGGATTAAGTGCGGACATACAGGTGCCCGACTTTGAGACCCGTATGGAGATACTGGAGATGAAGATGCGGAATGACGGGTTGGAGATGCCTAAAGAGGTGGTGAAGTATGTAGCCTATAATATACAGACCAATGTGCGTGAGTTGGAAGGTGCGTTGATCTCTTTACTGGCGCAATCGTCACTCAACAGAAAAGAGATTGACCTGGAGTTAGCGAAACGTGTATTAAAATCTTTTGTAAAAACTTCTTCGAAAGAGATTACAATCGAGAGCATACAAAAAATGGTGTGTGAGTATTTTGATGTGCCGTATGACAAGTTACTGCAGAAGACGCGTAAGCGTGAGATCGTGCAGGCCAGGCAGATCACGATGTATCTGGCGAAATCATTTACAAAAAATTCCTTGAAGACCATCGGCGAACATTTTGGCGGACGGGATCATACTACGGTGATCCATTCCTGTCAGACGGTAAAAGACCTGATGGATACTGATATCACTTTCAGAGACAGCGTTATTGAGCTGCAACAAAAAGTGCAGTTAGCTGCTATGTAA
- a CDS encoding DUF3127 domain-containing protein: protein MSFEITGKLVVKYNTVQRSETFKTREFVIEKSDDINGRVINNYIKFQSVQDRTSIVDKFNEGEMVKVYFNIKGTRWEKDGKVNYITNLDAWRMESVMAAGAAATTDRMPDYNTSQAPMGGQDGGDDLPF, encoded by the coding sequence ATGAGTTTTGAAATTACCGGAAAGCTGGTTGTGAAGTACAATACGGTACAACGTAGCGAAACCTTTAAGACCAGGGAGTTCGTTATTGAAAAATCTGATGATATTAATGGTCGGGTTATCAATAACTATATAAAATTCCAATCTGTGCAGGATCGCACCAGCATCGTTGACAAATTCAACGAAGGCGAAATGGTGAAAGTATACTTCAATATCAAAGGTACCCGCTGGGAAAAAGATGGTAAAGTAAACTACATCACCAACCTCGACGCATGGCGCATGGAATCTGTAATGGCTGCTGGCGCTGCCGCAACCACTGATCGTATGCCTGACTACAACACCTCCCAGGCCCCCATGGGTGGCCAGGACGGCGGCGACGACCTCCCTTTCTAA
- a CDS encoding ABC transporter ATP-binding protein, translated as MNLLDIKHLKKYYATHKAVDDISFSIPAGSIFGLLGPNGAGKTTLLRMITGIFYPDEGEILFDGRPFNALNDTRNIGYMPEERGLYKKMKVGEQVRYLAQLKGLSSIEAKKKVKYWFDKMEIGSWTNKKIEELSKGMQQKVQFIATVLHEPKLLILDEPFSGLDPINSNLIKEEIFDLCRKGTTIIFSTHRMEQVEEICDHIILVNQGHKILDGSVKEIRQSFKQHLYRIDVGTLPNFAQMATHHFSIVKQEGLSYTVKLNEDSRTNDVLAHFIHHDIPITFFEEILPTINEVFITQVQKMNSTLTQQTA; from the coding sequence ATGAACTTACTGGACATCAAACATCTTAAAAAGTATTATGCTACCCATAAAGCTGTGGATGATATCAGCTTCTCCATCCCTGCTGGTAGCATATTCGGTCTGCTCGGCCCCAATGGCGCCGGCAAAACCACCTTGCTACGTATGATCACCGGCATATTCTATCCCGATGAAGGCGAAATATTGTTCGATGGCAGACCATTCAATGCCCTCAACGATACCCGCAACATCGGATACATGCCCGAAGAAAGAGGATTGTACAAAAAGATGAAAGTAGGCGAACAAGTACGCTACCTCGCCCAACTCAAAGGCCTCTCCTCTATAGAAGCTAAGAAAAAAGTAAAATACTGGTTCGATAAAATGGAAATCGGTAGCTGGACCAACAAAAAGATCGAAGAACTAAGCAAAGGCATGCAACAAAAAGTACAGTTCATCGCCACCGTCCTCCACGAACCCAAACTGCTCATCCTCGACGAACCCTTCTCCGGCCTCGACCCAATCAATTCCAACCTCATCAAAGAGGAAATATTCGACCTGTGCCGCAAAGGAACCACCATCATCTTCTCCACCCACCGCATGGAACAGGTAGAAGAAATATGCGATCACATCATACTGGTCAATCAGGGCCATAAAATACTCGATGGCTCCGTAAAAGAAATCCGCCAAAGCTTTAAACAACATCTCTATCGCATAGATGTTGGGACCTTGCCCAACTTCGCGCAAATGGCCACCCACCACTTCTCTATCGTCAAACAGGAAGGCCTCTCCTATACCGTAAAACTCAATGAAGACAGCCGTACCAACGATGTACTCGCCCACTTCATCCACCACGATATTCCTATTACCTTCTTCGAAGAAATACTCCCTACCATCAACGAAGTATTCATCACCCAGGTGCAAAAAATGAATAGCACACTAACGCAACAAACCGCGTAG
- a CDS encoding NAD(P)/FAD-dependent oxidoreductase, with protein MIQQISLKLLPADAASNTAITKAAAQSLSVKPTAITGYNLIKKSIDARSRQVYFILTVEVFVNEPFQHRTLLSPQYNSLPAGAPQILIIGAGPAGLFAALYLIEHGYKPIVLERGKDVRARRRDLAALNKTGIVHPDSNYCFGEGGAGTYSDGKLYTRSGKRGDIQRILSIFVHFGADEKILYEAHPHIGTNKLPHIITAMREQIIAAGGEVHFEQKMTDLNLQHGKVTGVTTEKGDTFEANHVILATGHSARDIFQLLHLKGIAIAAKPFALGVRVEHPQQLIDSAQYHCALRGEYLPPASYSLVEQVNGRGVFSFCMCPGGIIAPAATSPGELVVNGWSPSKRNNPFANSGMVVTVDESDFAPFAHHGPLAGMYFQQAVEQQCFQVGGGHFVAPAQRMTDFVNGKISNSLPECSYVPGLNSVDLRTALPPAVYERLAPAFKAFGRKMKGYYTEDAVLVATESRTSSPVRIPRHPETFMHPQVTGLYPCAEGAGYAGGIVSAAMDGEKIAAAIIRQ; from the coding sequence ATGATACAACAGATATCGCTCAAATTATTACCGGCAGACGCCGCCAGCAATACCGCCATCACAAAGGCCGCCGCTCAGTCTTTGAGTGTCAAACCAACAGCCATCACCGGCTACAACCTGATCAAAAAGTCCATAGACGCCCGTTCAAGACAAGTCTATTTCATCCTCACCGTAGAAGTATTCGTCAACGAACCCTTCCAACACCGGACGCTCCTCTCCCCCCAATACAATAGCCTCCCAGCCGGAGCACCACAAATACTCATCATCGGCGCCGGCCCCGCCGGCCTCTTTGCCGCACTTTATCTCATCGAACATGGCTACAAACCTATCGTACTCGAAAGAGGTAAAGATGTCCGCGCCCGACGCCGTGACCTCGCCGCCCTCAATAAAACAGGCATCGTACACCCCGATTCCAACTACTGCTTCGGTGAAGGTGGCGCAGGCACCTACTCCGATGGTAAACTTTACACCCGCTCCGGTAAAAGAGGAGATATACAACGTATACTCAGCATTTTTGTTCACTTCGGCGCCGACGAAAAAATATTGTACGAAGCACACCCGCATATCGGTACCAACAAACTACCGCATATCATCACCGCCATGCGTGAACAGATCATCGCCGCCGGTGGTGAAGTACACTTCGAACAGAAAATGACCGATCTCAACCTCCAGCATGGAAAGGTCACCGGCGTAACCACCGAAAAAGGAGACACCTTCGAGGCCAATCATGTAATACTCGCCACCGGACACTCCGCCCGCGATATCTTCCAGCTCCTGCATCTCAAAGGCATCGCCATAGCAGCTAAACCGTTCGCATTGGGCGTCAGAGTAGAACACCCGCAGCAACTCATCGATAGCGCACAATACCATTGCGCCCTGAGAGGGGAATACCTCCCGCCCGCCAGCTACAGCCTCGTCGAACAAGTCAACGGTCGCGGCGTTTTCTCCTTCTGCATGTGCCCCGGCGGCATCATCGCCCCGGCTGCAACATCCCCGGGAGAACTGGTCGTTAACGGATGGTCACCTTCCAAACGGAATAACCCCTTCGCCAATTCCGGCATGGTGGTAACCGTAGACGAATCAGACTTTGCACCTTTTGCACACCATGGACCCCTCGCCGGCATGTACTTCCAGCAGGCTGTAGAACAACAGTGCTTCCAGGTGGGTGGTGGCCACTTCGTCGCCCCCGCACAACGCATGACCGACTTCGTCAATGGTAAAATATCCAACTCCCTCCCCGAATGCTCCTACGTACCCGGACTCAATAGCGTAGACCTGCGTACCGCACTGCCCCCCGCCGTATACGAACGGCTGGCTCCCGCATTCAAAGCTTTCGGCCGTAAAATGAAAGGATATTATACCGAAGATGCCGTCCTCGTCGCCACAGAATCACGTACCTCCTCTCCCGTACGCATTCCCAGGCATCCCGAGACCTTCATGCACCCCCAGGTCACAGGTCTATACCCCTGCGCCGAAGGCGCCGGATACGCCGGCGGTATCGTATCCGCAGCAATGGATGGCGAAAAAATAGCGGCCGCCATTATCCGCCAATAG